The Megalobrama amblycephala isolate DHTTF-2021 linkage group LG1, ASM1881202v1, whole genome shotgun sequence genome segment gcaaggtgtcaatggttgtcttttggacaactgtcaagtcagcagtcttccccatgattgtgtagcctacagaactagactgagagaccatttaaaggtctttgcaggtgttttgagttaattagctgattagagtgtggcatcaggtgtcttcaatattgaaccttttcacaatattctaattttctgagatactgaatttgggattttccttagttgtgagttataatcatcaaaattaaaagaaataaacatttgaaatatatcagtctgtgtgtaatgaatgaatataatatacaagtttcgctttttgaatggaattagtgaaataaatcaactttttgatgatattctaattatatgaccagcacctgtatatgcaAAGATAATTTCTTGATCACTATTGTATCATTATGCGTGTATGGGCATTACCTCTACCATTGTATTCAAGACAAAGATTAgtattctttttaaataatgtgTATAGTAGTTTctgaaattttttttcttggaaGTTTAAATTCTCAGGAAATGCATCATCTGATAAAACGTGTATGTTGAATGCAGTGTAAAGGCATGTTCAGGCCAAAGATGATAACTAAAATTGTTCAAATTCTTTGGGAATACAGAcatccacaccacagctataacgataactgCACAGAGGATTTTTTTCCCAGCTGATGAACaatgagcatttaaagcatCAGGTAACTGCAGCATGCACAAACAGAACATCATTGTGCATTGTATGGATGCTAATATGGTATCAGTATAGTTACAGTTAAAATCACCCTGGATAAAAGTGTTTGCCAAATGTAAATGCAGATTCATTTTGTACTTAACAGTTCTTGCAGTGTCCAGTCTTGTATTTGTTTGAAATTTGAACAATTAACATGTCACTGACACTGGGTAAGGTGACCTCCTGGACCTCTCACTGTAATCTTTAATTCACATCACTGCACCTTCTGCAGTTCAACTTTGACACTGTCAGTTCAATACTGATCTTCTGCACTAATATTAAAACCCTGTAAATTAGCTTGAACTCTTGCAGTTCCCACATATTAAGGCAACCTTTGCCCAATGCCCTGCTCAGATGTCTTTGAGATTTCCTTTAGGTGTGTCCTTTCACAAATTACCATTTCTCCTTTTGAGAGCTCCAGTGAATAATCAGTTAATCTTCCAAATGGAAATCAAAAACAtaagtgaggaaaaaaaaaaaaaaaataacattttggttCACAGACCGAGCAGACAGAAAAATAGTCACACACAAAATTTCACACTTTTAAGAACCCTCCAAAAAGGTCTACTgcaatataatgaaatatttccAGTTTATGTGTTACTTCTTTTTGTTGCTTGTTTTCTTGAATGTATTTTGAATGGCCATCACTGAAAAAAGATGCTTTTTGGCATCTATTTATTGGCATAATTGGCatgaattcaaaacaaaagagtgtggagctttgaagcttcatgaagcagtgttttgaaatcagatATCACTagataaagtcgttattttgtttttttttggtgcacaaaaagtattcttgtcgcttcataacattaaggttgaaccactgtagtcacatgaactgttttcaatatgtctttagtagctttctgggcattgaaagtgttaattaacttgctctcaatgcaggcctcattgagccattagattttatgaaaaatatattaatttgtgttctgaagatgaacgaaggtcttacaggtgtggaacgacatgagggtgagtaattaatgactgaattttcatttttgggtgaattaaccctttaagtattttaAGAATGTACAGCATTAAGTACAGGTGCAAATCTTATTTATTTGGAGTGTGTGTCAGTATTAATTGGCATTTCCCAATGGCGTGCATggacatgcatacacacactcaaatgCACAAATATACAACAGCGTAAGCAAAATGGGAAATATTTTCCTTGCAGTGCAAAATAAATACACTAGGGAAAGAAAAGAATACTGCTTCAAACTGCAGTGTGGGGGAAATCCACACACCTGACTCGATATACCCACAGTAGCATCAGAAAAGCACTTGCCATCTGTTTACAGCAGATCTCCACCACCCCATTACAATGTGCAACAATGCTCCAGAGATATCTGTTAAAGAGCTGACGTTTAGCCTGTTGTATTATGTACGGTATGGTTTTCCATGCAAATGCCACAGCACAcagagaaataaacatttgatcACTGCTCTTATTTGAGGATAATGGGGCTGTAGTATAAAGAATGCAACAAGAAGCAATTCATTCCTCATCTCAACCACTGAATTAAGACCTTAGAACagacttgtttttatttttgatgttgGTTGGTAATAGTGCTGCAGTCTCTTGAGGCTTGCTCTCTACAAATGTGGTACTTTGACCTTAATGACTGGATTGCTGGTGCATTAAAGGAGATATCGGTCCCCTTCAGTTTTGGGCAAGTAGTGATAGTTGCTTGTCAATCCTTGAGTTTGTCAATTATAGCTTTTTTACTGATACATTTGCATTGATGTTACTGAATTGTGAGTATTAAGTTGGCTGGAAGGACATTATTTAGTGCCTACTGAAGGAGTTATTCAGCACAAGAAGAGTTTAAAGATGTAAAACGTGCTCTGCCAGTTCtttgatgcagtaattcattCTTTTTTATCTTCGTCTTTTGGTTCCCATGGTTCAACTGCCCTCTTCAGGCATTAGGAATTTCCaaatacatattacaaaatatttacacAGGACCGTTTCCAGCTTAGGGCGAACAGCCTCGGCTCTCATTTGAGATTTTGAATACACCAATACATATCGAACCAAGCCTTCAGGCTCAGTAAAAAGGCGAAGGTATTACTATGAAATTGCAGAATAAATATTTATTCGAAAATACCTCAGCAGTGGCAGGAGTACAGACAGTGTGTATTGTTCAGAGGGATCTCTGCCCTGATGagggagtaaaaaaaaatcacccagAAGATGGTTTGACTGAATAACAACACAATGGCTGCCTGATATGAGAGCGGATTTAGCCTGCAGGAAGCATAAGCAAACTGTAAATACACATCTGAGGCATTCTACTGACAGAAAAAGCAAACCGTTTAAAGTGTGGGATATTAGAGAGGTATTAGATCTGTTTAAACGCTCTCAGATCAGATCATTTTACAGAGTTCAAACAGCCTAAAAGAAAGCTAAAGAAGAAATTGTGTAGGCTTTATTACATTGGTAAATGTATATGCAAACATTTATGATATCAATAACACATTAAGCATACAAGTATGTGTAAAAAAAAGCTACTATATGATTTTGGTTAAGTAAAATGGCTGACTTATACAGTATGTTTAGCAAACCTGCTGACTCATAGGAGACGACATCATGTCCCACACCTCCAGTTTTATGATAGCCCTGCCCAAAGGACACATGGTGGCCCTGATGTCCAGGTATTTGCCCTCAAAGTTAATGCCTGACCCATTAGCCTCCTCCCTCACAAAGCCCTGTTGATTTTTTTGATAGTACATTTCTTTATAAAGGGCCTGGTCACACTCCTTTCCTTTCGGGTAGATACCTATTGCAAACCAATTCTTATACAGATTATAGTCCCATGGGACAGAAAACATTAGGGCCAGGGTCTCAATGTAGTCATTTCTGCTTCGCTCGAACAGGTCGTAGGTCAGAACCCCCACGCTGCCAGTGGCGTGAGCGCTGGTCTTGCTGAAAGTGCATACTTCAGTCTTGAGGGGGCGCACTGTGGGCTGAGGTGGATTTGAGGCTTCACCACTCTCCAGATAGACCCTGTGGGATTTATACCCATGAAtaatatgcaaacacacacacacacacacacacacacacacacacacacacacacacacacacacacacacacacacacacacacacacatattcttATTGCTACACAACATGcatatttaaaggaatagtttacccagaaagttacatttttcaaatttttcaacaattttgtccataaaatttaaatgtcatttgggtccaaaacaacattgtaTGGAcacaaaatgttgtttaaaatgtcttttgtgtttcacagaagaaagcaagtcatacatgtttggaacgacatgaggacatgtccatttttggttgaactatcccattAAATGCATTTCACAGTCCTTTCCTTAAATACATGTTAAAAGACAAACTTTTAGTTTTGaatgcttgttttgtttgtggtTGTAGACTCACTTTGGGTTGATGAGGCAGTAGTTGCTTGTCAGGTTGGTGATCTCTATGGTGGCATGTCTTCTGCTGGTTACGTTGGCAGCGGCAGCCT includes the following:
- the apnl gene encoding actinoporin-like protein produces the protein MTESAEAAAANVTSRRHATIEITNLTSNYCLINPKVYLESGEASNPPQPTVRPLKTEVCTFSKTSAHATGSVGVLTYDLFERSRNDYIETLALMFSVPWDYNLYKNWFAIGIYPKGKECDQALYKEMYYQKNQQGFVREEANGSGINFEGKYLDIRATMCPLGRAIIKLEVWDMMSSPMSQQVC